A portion of the Chondrinema litorale genome contains these proteins:
- a CDS encoding DUF6048 family protein: MLEYFYKLIVIGVFLFFGNSICIAQQEPKPKKIEEGEPQKEKKPKEKEKLKLSSIRVGTELLHLINTAVSNNVKGFELNGDIGFNNRYFAVVDFGNEKYIRSNEVDEYEYQNNGSYVRAGFDYNMLYQKTASEALTFGLRYGTSSFNHKFTYVEEDDFWGASQQYTVEDSKLSASWVELVVAFKVELFKNIYLSPNLRLKFLAGKSDTQYVNIAEIPGYGNTKSNTRVNINYTLLYKLPVKKKK; encoded by the coding sequence ATGTTAGAGTATTTTTATAAGCTTATTGTAATAGGTGTATTTTTATTTTTTGGTAATTCTATTTGTATAGCTCAACAAGAACCTAAACCAAAAAAAATAGAAGAAGGAGAGCCTCAAAAAGAGAAAAAGCCTAAAGAGAAAGAAAAGCTAAAGCTATCTAGTATTAGAGTTGGGACTGAACTTCTCCATCTAATTAATACTGCCGTAAGTAACAATGTTAAAGGTTTTGAGTTGAATGGCGACATCGGATTTAACAACAGATATTTTGCGGTAGTAGATTTTGGTAATGAAAAATACATCAGATCAAATGAGGTAGACGAATATGAATACCAAAACAATGGAAGCTATGTAAGAGCAGGTTTTGATTATAATATGCTTTACCAAAAAACAGCAAGCGAAGCCTTAACTTTTGGTTTAAGATATGGCACAAGCAGTTTTAATCATAAATTTACTTATGTAGAGGAAGACGATTTCTGGGGCGCATCTCAACAATACACTGTTGAAGATTCAAAACTTTCTGCAAGCTGGGTAGAACTTGTTGTAGCTTTTAAGGTAGAACTTTTTAAAAATATTTATTTATCGCCTAACTTGCGCCTAAAGTTTCTTGCTGGGAAATCAGACACTCAATATGTCAATATTGCTGAAATACCAGGCTATGGTAATACAAAAAGTAATACACGTGTAAATATAAATTATACTTTGCTTTATAAATTACCTGTCAAAAAAAAGAAATAA
- a CDS encoding ferredoxin--NADP reductase codes for MGDTISLKVKEVVRETSDTVTVHFKQPLFRKVKYKPGQFLTINFEIDGKKVSRSYSMSSAPNLDNTVAVTVKRVQGGVVSNFVNDKVTPGMSISMMQPVGKFTLEVDKNLQRHIVLFGAGSGVTPLMSILKSVLFFEPKSTVSLVYGNRRVDNIIFQKQLQALKQKFGDRFNLVYCLTQPDRSWTGLTGRIDEAVTVNVINMLPKFDAAVTEYFLCGPDGMMENIKSGLAKLKVSSDKIHFESFTSSNESEEAIASLGETETHEVTILMDGTEHKIAVPPNKSILDTALDEGLDMAFSCQSGLCTACRCKVKSGVVKMTGGDGLTPAEIQDGYVLICVGHPGSEDVVVEPG; via the coding sequence ATGGGTGACACAATATCACTAAAAGTAAAAGAAGTTGTAAGAGAAACCAGCGATACAGTTACAGTTCACTTTAAACAACCATTATTTAGAAAAGTAAAATATAAGCCAGGTCAGTTTCTTACTATAAACTTCGAAATTGATGGCAAAAAAGTATCAAGATCATATTCTATGAGCAGTGCTCCAAATCTTGATAATACCGTTGCAGTTACAGTAAAAAGAGTTCAAGGAGGTGTAGTCTCTAACTTTGTAAACGATAAAGTTACTCCTGGAATGAGCATCTCTATGATGCAACCTGTTGGTAAATTCACTTTAGAAGTAGATAAAAATTTACAAAGGCATATTGTGCTTTTTGGTGCAGGTAGTGGTGTAACTCCACTAATGTCTATCTTAAAATCTGTTTTGTTTTTTGAACCAAAGAGTACTGTTTCTCTTGTTTACGGTAATCGCAGAGTAGATAATATTATTTTCCAAAAGCAATTACAGGCACTTAAACAAAAATTTGGAGATAGATTTAATCTTGTTTATTGCCTTACTCAACCAGACAGAAGCTGGACTGGTTTAACTGGTAGAATAGACGAAGCAGTAACAGTTAATGTGATTAATATGCTTCCAAAGTTTGATGCAGCAGTTACAGAATATTTTCTATGTGGACCCGATGGCATGATGGAAAATATTAAATCAGGCTTAGCGAAATTGAAAGTTTCTTCAGACAAAATTCACTTTGAAAGCTTTACTTCTTCTAATGAATCTGAAGAAGCAATTGCAAGTTTGGGTGAAACAGAAACACACGAAGTTACTATATTAATGGATGGAACCGAACACAAAATAGCTGTTCCTCCCAATAAAAGTATACTAGATACGGCACTAGACGAAGGCTTAGATATGGCATTTTCTTGCCAAAGTGGTTTATGTACTGCTTGTAGATGTAAAGTGAAATCTGGTGTAGTAAAAATGACTGGTGGCGATGGACTTACTCCAGCTGAAATTCAAGATGGATATGTTCTTATTTGTGTAGGACACCCAGGTTCTGAAGATGTAGTTGTTGAACCAGGATAA